The genomic DNA TGAACTGATTTAGACTGACAGTCTTGAAGTCGTTATTCCTATTCAAGACATATCTTTAGGAGGTTCTAATTTGACTCTTGTTAGGAGAATTCACCAGCTTTTGTACTCAGTAAGACACTGAAAAATTTAATATATCTCTCGTGAGGAGAATAAAATTACAGATAGACTTGTCAAGATAGTTCGTTTACAGATAGACTTGTCAAGATAGTTCGTGAAGGAAGTTTTGGTCTTAGACTGTTTGaagattttcttttaaaaaatttaacttaattatcTTTGTAtaattaatttcttaaaaaagAAGACATGATATAGTAAATGTCCAAATCAACCCTATAATTACAATTTTAAACAATATATATTCAAATAACTTACAATTAGTATAAGCATCATAAAAcacaatcataataaaaatatatttaaagatAAATTAGTTCTAAAAAatctttatataataaaatttaaataaaattaaatttgaaaacATTTAATATTCACAATTGAAATATTGCCAAGATTTTGAAAGGTTTCAACATCAAACACTGTCACTCTATGTAATCTCAAAACCTATCAAGAAATTGATGAAGTATGTATTTTGACCTTAATTATATAATTTGTTGACCAATAAAACCGGCCAAGTAGAAAACTAATAAAACCGGCCAAGTAGAAAACTAAGTTATAAAATGAGTAAGCTTTCTTATAATAAAGAATTTTAATATGTTGAAAcatctaaatatatatattttaaagtatttactggaataaatttaataattaatcttccatttttttttttgagaaagtAATCCTCCATATTTTATAAGACTATTATAGGGATAAATATTGATCACAAATTATAAAACTACTCTATACTAAGATAAAAATCGAATCTTCAACCAAGAGAACTTTACCATTTCTCTTCTTTAACTCTCGTAATTATTAGATTGTAATTAATTGTGATTTATTAAAAAGATGAGATTTTACCCCCAACTTATTGGAAAAGCGTAAGTTGCCAACTTAGACCAAAAATAAAATTTCGGCTCCTAGTCTCTGTTTCCAAGCCGCAAATTCAAACAACTTGCTATGCCTAAGCCAACAAAAGAAGCCCATCTCTTTCAACGTGTCTTTACTGGCAACGCATCAATGATTTGAACACTATCTTATTATCAGCTTAAATCAGATCAATGTATCTTTATATCTGTCTACTGCTTTTTCTTCTTTCCCAATAactggaaaaagaaaaaaggcaTTTTATCTCTCAATTAACTATACAGGTTTTATTATTATCTGCATCACCTTCATGGAAGAAACTCAAACGGTTGAACTGCAAACAAGAGGTTAGTTATGAAACACCATTTGAGGAACATAGTTATTCCATGCTTATGTTCAATAAAATTGTTAGAACTGAAGCAAAAACCCCCAGTGTTCATGTCTGCAAATTTCTTTGTTTATGTAATAGTTGTTGGCCAGAACCAAGATGAAGACATCCCTTTTACAAATCAGTCTCAACCTAAACATTACAAGTGGTGGATTCGTGTAATAACTTACATCCTTTTTCTTATTTCTGGCCAATCTGCTGCTATTTTGCTTGGAAGATTGTATTTTGATAAAGGTGGGAACAGTAAATGGATGGCAACATTTGTTCAATCAGCTGGCTTCCCAATTTTGCTCCCTTTCTTGTTTTACTTCTCACCGATTGCTAAATCTGTCCCCGTGACTGTTACTTCCGTCGCAAGGCGACCGAAGATTTCGACCCTTGTTTTTCTCTACTCTGCTTTTGGCTTACTCTTGACGGGTGATAACTTGATGTACTCGTATGGCCTTTTGTACCTTCCGGTCTCGACGTATTCGCTGCTTTGTGCGACACAGTTGGCCTTCAATGCTGTTTTTTCCTTCTTCCTTAATTCCCAAAAGTTCTCTCCTTTTATACTAAACTCTGTGATCTTACTTACCATCTCTGCTTCCCTCCTAGCAGTTAATTCAGACTCCGAGAATGCCTCGACGGTCTCCAAAGGGAAGTACGTGATCGGATTCCTATGCACCGTCGGGGCATCAGCCACCTACTCCTTATACCTTTCACTGGTGCAATTGTCATTTGAAAAGGTTATAAAAAGAGAGACCTTCTCCGCCGTCCTGGATATGCAAATCTACCCTTCGTTCGTGGCCACCTGCGGGTGTGTGGTCGGGCTATTTGCGAGCGGAGAATGGAGAAGTTTGTCCAAGGAAATGAAGGAATATAAAGAAGGAAAAGTATCCTATATGATGACATTGATTTTCACAGCAGTGACATGGCAGGTTGCATCAATAGGTTTGCTGGGATTGATATTTGAAGTATCATCTTTGTTCTCCAATGTGATTAGTACATTGACTTCGCCTGTTGTTCCCATTCTTGCTGTCATATTCTTCCATGATAAGATGGATGGAATTAAGGCAATGGCTATGGTGTTGGCTATTTGGGGTTTCCTTTCCTACATTTACCAACAGTACTTGGATGATTCTAAATCCAaggtgaagaagaagatgaaggcAAATTCCAATGAAGCTTCTTTGGGTCTTACAGGCCAAGTCTAAAGATTTCAATATGCAAGTGAATTGAGTCTGCAAATTGAATGACCAGATTACAGATGAGGGCCCAATAACAACCCTAAACAACCTATGCTCAATTGGATCAAATCTTATGTTTTAAAGATTCATTCGGATGGACTGTAACTATTGATGAAAGATATTTCATCAAATTCACATAGGATCAAGTAAACGTGTCTAGTTTACAATTTTATGTTCTTTTTTAGAATAAAACAAGAAGCTAATTCGTAGAATCAGCCAAAAATTACAAAACGGCATGTGCCATATCATGAAGCATGTATGACTTCATTAACTAACTCCACAAACCCAATTTATATAGCCAACTACATCAACCTTATTCATGTTTAAAGGGTTAAGACATGGTATATGATTCTATTTCAAGCATAAATCAAAACCACATAGCGTAAGTTTTATTTTTGCTCAAATTTCGATCTATCTCACCAACAATTGATTTATACCCACAAAAAATATGTAGAAATTGAAActtaaatatgatatttaataaaattttatcaactacttgtaaatttaataataaaataataaattttatagagACTCGTGAAAGAGTTTGCTCTCGGAATTAAATAACCTTCACCAGAGGGGTAATGCATAAAATATTGTTAACTTttttaaaatgggaaaaaaaatacttattttcttttcaaGACCTAATTTTTAATGATCTAACGTGAAATTTTCGGCCGAAGCCCCTTCCGCGTCACCACCGCTCACAAAATTcatgaatatttttaaataaaaggagCACATGTCACATAGCTTGAACTTAGAATTAGTTTGGGCATAAACACTTTAAACCaaataattttaaaggttaattccCAGATTATAATTTATAAgccaaaatattaaattaatcgtTAAACTTCAGAAGCAGAAACCTTAAGTTGAAGTAATATTACAATTAAGTCTTCCCGTTAGTTTTGatgttaaagatttaacatgcttttctaaatatatatatatatatatatatacttagattaataaatattttaattatataagatTCAAATTGACATTTAAACTTTATTTTATACGAAAAATAGAAAAGAGTAAAGATTGAAAATTTGTTAATTGCTACGATCATATAGAAACATTTTTCTTAACATCATGTTTTGGACGGattattttttattgaaaatttttcatttacactctttaaaatttttaaaattttaaattaataaagataaaattatatttttaactctttaaaatgacaaaaaaataattttaaaattataaagatataaactattaaaataataaaattacattttattattataaaattacaatttaatttttatcttctTAAAAATTTTGATCCAAAGTAAAATAATATCTAATATTTATAAGTGAAAATCGAGTTGGAATCGAGACAATCAAAACACCGCTCCATCCCATTACCGGGATCAATATCAAAGTTGACGGGTAGACTTACAAAAGGATAGatggaaaaaaattataatttagtctaTAATTTGAGGACTTCTGTGAAATTAATCCTAATTTTCATAACCTAACAACTTTAACCGAAAGGGCCAGTAATGGCATTTAGACCTCACCGAAAAAGGAAGTCGAAAAATTACGATGCCATCCTGTCATGACAAGAAAAAtagcaaaaattgtaaaaaagcgTCTTTATACGCAAAAAGATATATAATTTTTCCCCTATCGAGTCTCTTCCTTTCTTGTTTAACAAAAATCATCtcagaaattaaaagaaaaaatatcaattttattttattactaaaccGTGAAGATTCAAGCTTGCAATCGAATTCCTCATTTGAAATTCTGTAAGTGATTGATTCAATTTGTTTTTTTCGTGCGATGTTAGGTAGAAAttctttatataatatttttaagcaTTGGATTGGTTTTGATTTTACTTGTAAAGATCGTTTGCATAAATCAGATGATTTCGTTGAGAAATTGTTTGGGATTTGACGATACCAAGAATTCTGGGAACCCAGTTTTGTTTCCTTAGAAAACCCAGTAATTAAACCTAGAATTCTGTACATTTAAGTGGTCTCcagaattttattatataaaaaaaatttatacttTCTTCTTCGTTTTTATAAAAGAAGCTACCTTTTTCCTGCTTTTTTATCAGCAAAAAatgttttattgttatttttctttCCAGATAAATATTTCAGTTATTCATGCAATATGTTGGTTTATTTATTCATATAAGTCTCaatgtgttttatttttctttgaacAAGTTGATGAAACAGGTATTAGAACTGTAATAGAGAGGATAAAAAAAGATCATTGTTGAGGATGGCTTGTAAAGGATGCCTAGAATGCTTGTTGAAGCTGTTGAACTTCTTGATGACTCTTGTTGGTTTGGCAATGGTTGGATATGGGATCTACTTGTTTGTTGAGTACAAAAGAGCTGCTGATGTTGCCATGCTTTTGTCACCTGTGGGCACTGACCAAATACAGCTCGGTCGGCCCATGCTCATGGCCGTGTCTCTTTTGTCTAGTATTTTCGATAATCTTCCAAAAGCATGGTATGAGTTTTTTTCGCATTTCTTTATTAGTTTAGCAATGCTTGCATTAGTTGAATTAAAAATGTTAGTGTGTAGAACTTTGACGAAATGTCTACAGTTAGTAGAACTTTGACGCACTGTGCTTGAAATTGAGTCATACTAGCTTGAATGAAATTGGCTTCTGAGATCCCCAGATACTGGTGGGATCATGTTGTTATGTACTGGTACCTAATGGATTGGAGGAATCATTATCGAAATGATTTTGTGGCTTCCTTCTAGGTATTCTAGTCTTGACATTTCCAATAGGATGGTTAGGACAGTTTCAAGGCAGTGAGAGAGCAATGCtaaccattttttttttgtctGGGTTTTGAAAGACTGGGTTGATCTTGATTCAAAGTTCAAGGCCAGCTAAGCTGGAGCTTGAGCAGCTGTAATTTGTGTGTCATCTTCTATCACATATTATGTTTTCTGgttgtgatatgtatgctaacCGCTTATTTTCTCATGGTCGTGTGTATTAGTGAAGGATCTAATGCTGATTATTAGATGTATTTTACTTGTTAGTGTATAAGTTTCAAAAGGAATTCAAGTAGTTATTTAACTGTCCAATTTCTATTCCACTCACAAGTCTATATGAATTTTCTGCATGTTCTCTTGTGTTtaacttttcaatttctatttttgcaGGTTTATATATTTGTTTATTGGAGTAGGTGTGGTTCTCTTTTTTATATCTTGTTTTGGTTGTATTGGAGCTTCGACGCGGAATTTATGCTGTTTGAGTTGTGTATCCTAATTACTTCTTCGGTGTTTTCCACAATGGCAATTAAGAGATAGATATTGTGTAACATCCTAACAACATTATAATCCAATAGTTCATAAATTGCTAATTTTTTAATCTCCAATCTTTTTTCTTCTCTATAATTATGATTGGTTTCCTTAAGGCAACATAGTATTCACTGTTGGTGGTCTTGTTGATCTTGGTGGAGCTGGGATGTGCTGCTTTCATATTCTTCGACAAAAGCTGGAAAGAAGTAACTTTTTCTTACTTTTTGGTCCCTTCTCTCCCCTATTTAATTGAAGCTGGTGTTTTTGGTTATCTAATTAATGCTAATTTCTTTAGGAACTCCCGACGGATAAAACAGGATATTTTGATATGATATATCAATTTCTGGAAGAAAATTGGAGTATTGTCAAATGGGTAGCTCTCGGAATTGTTGTCTTAGAGGTAAGTGTAACATGACTGTGACCCTAATCCCGAGGATTTGAAAACTACTTCACATTCATGAACAATCACGCTCATTGACTTGCAAAAAACTGATCATTTAGAATATGctaattgtatttttttttctcAGCCCTCAGAATTTGTTTCTTTGTATCGTCAGTTAGCTTTGGGGAATATGATAGGATTCTTTGGGATAACAAAGCATGGAATAGTCTAGGACTGTCCTATCCTTACTGAGTAGATTATCTGTTGCAAAAATATCTAGCATACAAAAAGAGATAAAATCTTATTTAAATTCCATAATCAAGTCTTAAAGTTGAAAAGCATTCAATTTAATTGTACTAAAGCAGACTTGAAAACTTCATCAGCTATCATTAATTGGGAACATTGCATGTTTGTTTCTTTCCTGTGTGGATTATGGTTAAGATGATTGCATATGACATTATAGTCCTAGATAACTTTTAGGAGGCTGTTGGGTTATGATTCACCAAGGAAAAAATTAGTTGATAAATTGCATTACAAGATACTTTAGATGCATGAAAAAGGATAACGATGTGTTTTATGACTATGTTTTCTGCTGGATGATAGTGGCACAGAAATTGATTGATGGATGAATTCTGATATTTATTGCTTTGAACTGAAGTGACTTTGCTTGGTACTTCTTATACATCAAAATAAAGCCTTGAATCAATTGAAAAATGACACTGATTTCTCTCTTAGAATAACATCTGGGCCGATATAATTTCTCTGGTCATTAATTCTACCGATTTGGGTGTGAAATCAACTTTAACTTGCAGGCTGTTATTTTCTTGTTAGCCCTCATGGTTAGGGCCGCCAATGTACCTGCTGATTATGACAGTGATGATGAGTTCATTGCACCAAGGCAACAAATCAGACAGCCGTTAATCAACAGGCCACCAGTTCCAGCTACAGGTGTTCCTGTTACTGGCAGCCTTGATCAACGACCCAGCAGAAATGATGCTTGGAGTGCACGAATGAGGGAAAAGGTGATTTctgttccaaaaattccttctcTTTGATGTAGACATATTGTTGTCCTGTCTGGTAAATTTTTGGTTAGACCAATTCTTACATTGTGCCTTGATTTTTCTCGAGGCTTCAGATCTTGTCACTGAATCAAGTACTCCACTAAACATCAAGGGTTTAGGATTAACATATAGTCTATATAGTAAAATCTTGAATCAAATGTTTCATTTACGAAGTGTATGTGTTTCCATAGCTGATATTTCCGACCATAAATGCCCTAGTGCATATATTTTGTTATATTCGTAGTGTCTGTATTGGTGTACTCTGATATAATAGCTTCCTTTGACCCCTGTTTGGGATGGTCCAATTGAACTTGCCGCCAACTACCAACCAGTCCAGCCCCTACACAACCACCTGTTTGCTTCTATTTCCATGTTTTGTTCTCCCTACTGTTTTCCTCTGTATCATCTCTTTTTTTCTCAACCTTTTGCTTTTGTTCGTTGCTCTAATATTGTTTCACTGGATGTATATCAGTATGGTCTGGATACGTCCGAGTTCACCTACAACCCTTCGGAGTCAAACAGGTACCAGCAGACAGCTCCGCAACCAGCAGAAGGAAGCAGCCGTTGCACCATTATGTGATGATCATCTGGTTGGTTGGTTGGTTTCCGAAGGAAGGTTATTGCATTGTCGATGGAGTGACAACTTCAGATTTTTCAGATGATGGTCTTATTTTGTTTTTGCTGAGTTTGTACACAATCTATAGGAGCTTTATGTGTTCCCCACTCATTCATTTTTCTTGAGAACATGTGTGTTTGTTTCCAAACGCATAACCACCATTTTGTGTGTAAAATTTGACTGCTACGTTAGGGTTTGGCAATGAGTTGAATCCTGAGCCGAATGCAACTCTGCCCTTTACTTATCTGTGCCTTCTCATTTATGAATGGCAGTAAGCAGCAAACTTGTTAATGGAGCGAACTTCTGTATGTAGAATTTTATAATGCGAAAAACTGGCATATAATATACTTGAGTGTTGAAATTATGCatgtatgcatgcatgcatgcattcaTACATACATTCATACGATCCAAATCAAATACGATCCAACATGAGTAATTCTAGTTGCTACTCCAcaaacattcatatatatgtt from Gossypium arboreum isolate Shixiya-1 chromosome 9, ASM2569848v2, whole genome shotgun sequence includes the following:
- the LOC108454789 gene encoding probable purine permease 11; its protein translation is MEETQTVELQTRVVGQNQDEDIPFTNQSQPKHYKWWIRVITYILFLISGQSAAILLGRLYFDKGGNSKWMATFVQSAGFPILLPFLFYFSPIAKSVPVTVTSVARRPKISTLVFLYSAFGLLLTGDNLMYSYGLLYLPVSTYSLLCATQLAFNAVFSFFLNSQKFSPFILNSVILLTISASLLAVNSDSENASTVSKGKYVIGFLCTVGASATYSLYLSLVQLSFEKVIKRETFSAVLDMQIYPSFVATCGCVVGLFASGEWRSLSKEMKEYKEGKVSYMMTLIFTAVTWQVASIGLLGLIFEVSSLFSNVISTLTSPVVPILAVIFFHDKMDGIKAMAMVLAIWGFLSYIYQQYLDDSKSKVKKKMKANSNEASLGLTGQV
- the LOC108454036 gene encoding tobamovirus multiplication protein 2A, giving the protein MACKGCLECLLKLLNFLMTLVGLAMVGYGIYLFVEYKRAADVAMLLSPVGTDQIQLGRPMLMAVSLLSSIFDNLPKAWFIYLFIGVGVVLFFISCFGCIGASTRNLCCLSCYSLLVVLLILVELGCAAFIFFDKSWKEELPTDKTGYFDMIYQFLEENWSIVKWVALGIVVLEAVIFLLALMVRAANVPADYDSDDEFIAPRQQIRQPLINRPPVPATGVPVTGSLDQRPSRNDAWSARMREKYGLDTSEFTYNPSESNRYQQTAPQPAEGSSRCTIM